The Arachis hypogaea cultivar Tifrunner chromosome 16, arahy.Tifrunner.gnm2.J5K5, whole genome shotgun sequence genome contains a region encoding:
- the LOC112758919 gene encoding type I inositol polyphosphate 5-phosphatase 8, with amino-acid sequence MRTESNKISKSSWPKQAVKKWLNIKTSADKFHSDYCFTGAERRKSCSDKDCYAVVPDNFSEGWLMDSRNGMRSWDLGKEETCVPFSDALDLRMFVGTWNVGGKSPDEALNLRDWFKSPSPADVDVYVIGFQEIVPLNAGNVLGPEDSGPAAKWLRLMRNALNPNIEEEKGGVKQQQRYYLAASRQMVGIFLCVWVRADLYCHVTNIRASCVGTGIMGYLGNKGSISISMRLYHTTFCFVCTHLASGEKDGDEMRRNLHVSEILKRTKFSSSFEAPETILQHHNIIWLGDLNYRLVAGYDDTHELLKKNDWQALLEMDQLRIEQKAGRVFKGWNEGGIYFAPTYKYLANSDHYVAQTSKSKEKRRTPAWCDRILWKGERLKQLWYVRGESKFSDHRPVYSMFFAQVDLRGKNGITPPPPSNAVTITRSCSSKPLVNAGLPSSCAAKVQAEEQLLMLTRTQSCMDTVQSL; translated from the exons ATGAGAACAGAGTCCAACAAAATATCCAAG TCTTCGTGGCCAAAACAAGCCGTGAAAAAGTGGCTTAACATAAAGACTAGTGCTGATAAGTTTCACTCAGATTATTGTTTCACAG GAGCAGAAAGGAGGAAGAGTTGTTCGGACAAAGATTGTTACGCCGTCGTCCCAGATAATTTCTCAG agGGGTGGTTGATGGATTCTAGAAATGGAATGAGAAGTTGGGATCTTGGGAAGGAAGAAACTTGTGTTCCTTTCAGTGATGCTCTCGACCTCAG GATGTTCGTGGGGACGTGGAATGTTGGAGGGAAGTCACCCGATGAAGCTTTGAACTTGAGGGATTGGTTTAAGTCTCCTTCACCAGCTGATGTCGATGTCTATGTAATTgg GTTCCAAGAAATAGTGCCGCTAAACGCAGGGAACGTGCTTGGGCCAGAGGACAGTGGGCCAGCAGCGAAGTGGCTAAGGCTTATGAGGAACGCATTAAACCCAAacattgaagaagaaaaaggaggcgTTAAGCAGCAGCAACGGTATTACCTTGCAGCAAGCAGGCAAATGGTTGGAATCTTCTTGTGCGTTTGGGTGCGTGCAGATCTTTACTGCCACGTCACCAATATTAGGGCCTCTTGCGTTGGCACTGGCATTATGGGCTACCTTGGCAATAAG GGCTCAATATCAATTAGCATGAGACTGTACCACACCACGTTCTGCTTCGTCTGCACCCACTTGGCCTCTGGAGAGAAAGACGGCGACGAAATGCGAAGAAACTTGCACGTCTCGGAAATCTTGAAGCGAACTAAGTTTTCGAGTTCCTTCGAGGCTCCTGAAACCATACTTCAACACCA TAATATCATATGGCTTGGAGATTTGAATTATCGGCTTGTAGCTGGCTACGATGATACACATGAGCTTCTCAAGAAGAATGATTGGCAGGCACTACTAGAAATGGATCAG CTAAGAATAGAGCAGAAAGCAGGTAGAGTATTTAAAGGTTGGAATGAAGGGGGAATATACTTTGCACCTACATACAAATACTTAGCCAATTCGGACCACTATGTTGCCCAAACTTCCAAGTCCAAGGAAAAAAGACGCACTCCTGCTTG GTGCGATCGAATACTGTGGAAAGGGGAAAGGTTGAAGCAGCTATGGTATGTTCGTGGAGAATCCAAATTCTCTGACCACAGACCAGTGTATTCGATGTTCTTCGCTCAAGTTGATTTGAGGGGCAAAAATGGCATTACTCCTCCTCCTCCCTCTAATGCTGTCACCATTACACGATCATGTTCCTCAAAACCATTGGTAAACGCTGGGCTACCATCGTCTTGCGCCGCGAAAGTGCAGGCAGAAGAGCAGCTCTTGATGCTAACGAGGACACAGAGTTGCATGGACACTGTACAAAGTTTGTGA
- the LOC112756950 gene encoding uncharacterized protein, with the protein MGEPVPRQNPPYQAWDKDKEAKKKEEYNLEKPRIYHNYTPLRVFLVDIYRKICHTEKFLPPRSIKHKKDESQTKYYEYHKLYGHSTNDCYDLKNVIEKLVRQGRLERYLVDRSDDPGKRKTGAEDRGRRDRPPQTPDRHVHMINGGFAGGGVIKSSRKRHLKEVYQVSEDSNVPDLSIISFTKEDSQGVTPGHDDPIVITMILANANLHRTLVDMGSSADILFKHAFDKLGLEEKELRAYPGNLFGLGDTPIRPLGFILLHTTFGKGMKSRTLSVASTYNALIGQTILNQLVFQGLPKTLRSISDEVS; encoded by the exons ATGGG AGAGCCAGTTCCAAGGCAAAACCCTCCCTATCAAGCTTGGGATAAAGACAAGGAagcaaagaaaaaagaggaatacAACTTGGAAAAACCTCGAATATACCATAACTACACCCCACTCCGAGTTTTCCTTGTCGACATCTACAGAAAAATCTGCCACACTGAAAAATTTCTACCTCCTCGTTCTATTAAGCACAAGAAAGATGAAAGTCAGACGAAATATTACGAGTATCACAAGTTATATGGGCATTCTACCAATGATTGCTAtgatctaaaaaatgtcatagaaaagctagtCAGACAAGGTCGGCTAGAAAGATACCTCGTGGATAGGTCCGACGATCCAGGAAAAAGGAAGACAGGTGCTGAAGACAGAGGTCGACGAGATCGGCCACCACAAACCCCTGATAGGCATgtacacatgataaatggaggatttgcaggagggggAGTAATTAAGTCCTCTCGCAAAAGGCATCTTAAGGAAGTATACCAGGTCAGTGAAGATAGCAATGTTCCCGATTTATCCATAATttcattcaccaaagaagattcCCAAGGAGTGACGCCTGGTCACGACGACCCCATTGTAATTACGATGATCCTCGCCAATGCAAATCTCCATAGAACTCTGGTAGATATGGGAAGCTCAGCTGACATATTATTCAAGCACGCATTTGATAAACTCGggttagaagaaaaggagctgaGAGCTTATCCAGGTAACCTCTTCGGGTTAGGCGATACGCCCATCCGACCCCTTGGTTTCATCTTGTTGCATACCACTTTTGGTAAAGGCATGAAATCAAGAACCTTAAGTGTAGCATcaacctacaatgccttaataggtcaaaCAATTTTAAATCAGCTAGTTTTCCAAGGGTTACCTAAGACgttgaggtcgatctcggacgaggtTTCCTGA